Within Littorina saxatilis isolate snail1 unplaced genomic scaffold, US_GU_Lsax_2.0 scaffold_3097, whole genome shotgun sequence, the genomic segment TAATGTGTACCGATTCTTCTGGGGCGGAATCTAAACCAGTTTTCGCAAAGCGATATCGAAATGCTTTCACCCCGTCTGAGGGCGGATTAGTGAAATAGCTACTCAGCCGCTAATGGTCATTAATGAAGCGCAGGTATACGGCTAGCCGAGACCAACAATAGTTATCAACACCTTCCGCCAGGATCACTTTGTGTGGGTGAGCCGGGATTTGCAGAACTGCTGACGACACAACTGTAATTAACGACTCCAACAACTCCGATTAACTGGCTATGATTTGTAAACCCAGTGATGCCAGAAACCGATGCTAGAAGCAAGAAAGTCAGGTACGAGCAGACGTAAACCGAATTGTTGAAAGGTTCACGAACCTTTGACATGTGCTACTACGTGATTATGGTATTATGGGATTAGTTTCTTCgtgggttgttttttcttaAAGGACTTTTTGGCTCTACTTTTTGTGTACGACAATATAGTGCAACTTTATAGTTTGTCATATCAGTTACTAGCCCCAAGACGTTTGTCATACGATAATCTTACACATTAGCAGCAGTCGTATAAACGGCAAACTACTCAAATTGTCTGGGTGACTTTCTTGTATTGAAATAAACTATTAGAGATAAAACGACGTAGAAACAAACTATACCTTTCACAACCTCTTACACTTTCACTGATAGTGTGCAATTTAACAATGTTTCAATGAGCAGCTTCTGACTTGTGGTGACCATATAATAtcaaacaaagagagacaccAGCACAGATTTGCTTAAAGTCCAATAGTCACATCCGCACAGGCTTATcggtttctttttcttctttattatgCTTACCAGTTTGACGGGTTTTTACAACACTGACTGTATAAAGCGGAGACATACGATTTACAATTTTGCAAACTTTGTGTGAGCTGTGTTTCCTGAAATTAGATTCGAAAGACTGGGTTGCAGAAATGCTACCAGTGAGAACATCACCCATGCAGATTTGACCATTACCTCCTGGCGGCAACACGCACACTACACTTAATTTTGTAGTTTAGCACATGGCCCAAGAAAGCAGAACTATGTTCATAGCGTAGCTAAAAAACCAGTTTCAGTTACAAAAACTGCATTAAAATAGTTGAGGATTAAAGCAACGAAAGCTTTATTTTGTGGAATCACTGAcgataaaaacaacaatatacacaaaaaaaacaacaccaataACAAAACAACCTAGCACGCCAAAACGAAAAAGAGGATTTACAGCCCAAAACACttcattttcattctttttttggGATCAAATTTGCAACCAGCAAACCAGATTTGTTTCCGCAGACTTGAATATTCTTTGAGAAATGACAAGTGCAAAGGAACAGTGACAATGGCACGTTCTTTTGAGGCTGGCAGTGTACATTAGTATTGGAAGCTTCGTTTTTTACAACAGCATATGAATATGTCCAACTTAACCAAAAAATCTTCACTTTATCAAATAGCTGGTGCAATATATGGCAGTAAGTGGTAAAGATGCCTTCAAACTTGGAATTTTAAATCTACCTGAACAGAGTATAACATGATTTAAAGAAATGACACCGATTGACCCCCACAatccccccccgcgggttagagggaagaatttacccgatgctccccagcatgtcgtaagaggcgactaacggattctgtttctctttttacccttgttaagtgtttcttgtatagaatatagtaaatttttgtaaagattttagtcaagcagtatgtaagaaatgttaagtcctttgtactggaaacttgcattctcccagtaaggtaatacattgtactacgttgcaagcccctggagcaattttttcattagtgcttttgtgaacaagaaacaattgacaagtggctctatcccatctccaccctttccccgtcgcgatataaccttcgtggttgaaaacgacgttaaacaccaaataaagaaagaaagaacccccACAATCGACTTCGATAATATTTTGCTATATTTTtagagtgtgttgaaacaagtgtgaaaaGAATTAGAGAAATCTACCGTACAGACTTTAGAATACAGGCAtctgaaaatgttgacaatgCCAAGAATCACACaaacgagggttgggtaatAGGATAGGTTATCTTTGTGGTCAATCGGTACCATATGCCTTTCAGTGAATCGGTTGCACACATCGCCTCAACTAAAAGCCGAAGACAAGAACGAAAGAGCTAGCGTGAACAAGTAAGTCACCCTTACATTTCACTTCAGGAAGCATTAACATTTTCATAGTGTTAACCCCGTTCTACGACATAGAAGCTTCTGTTGCAACAGTTGCAACACTTCCGCTAGCATACGAGTCACGTGATTGTGTAGCCATGCGCACAGCTTTCCCGGAAGCTGCAGCTGTCATGCTGGCGGGACAGAGGCGAGAGAAAGTGTTGACAAGTTCTTGGCGAAATCTTTTGCCGGACAAACAGTACAGGTAGAAGTTGAGAGCGTGGTTTGTGTAGTCCAGGTTATTGAGGATCGTGCGGATAAAGTAGTACCTGGAACGAGAACGGGATAGTTTTCTTAATAATGTAGTAATTAAGACTGTCTATGATCTCTTTGTTTTCTTGGACAGTTTTGGTGAGCTTGCTTATAGTTAGTTTGTATATTCTGGAGCCAAATGCTGTCTGTACTAATGTCAACCATTATTAAAATTGGTGTCCACCGTTGATAATTTACTGTTTGGCATGAATAACACCAGATTCTAGACGAAAAATGATCGGGTGGCGTTTTAGGTGTCTGATTCTAGAAATGGGCTTTCCGTGTCATATATAAAATGTCACTGAAAGGTGTCAATGTTTGATTTGGCAAAGAAGGGCGTTCTCtcctctccccttccccccaccagtttgtttttgtttttgcccgTACCATTTACCAGGATTGGCTACCGTACTAGTCTTATTCTGAATggatcagtcagtcagttcaTCAGTCCCACaaactttctccctctctcgctctctctctctctgtctctctctgtctgtttctctctttctgtctctgtctgtctctctctttctgtctctttctgtctgtctgtctgtctgtctgtctgtctgtctctctttctctctctctctctctctctctctctctctctctctctctctctctctctctccttctcatcTCTGCCATACGCGCCTACACGCACCTATACCTACAAGGCATATTGACTGTTGGTGGTGGTCTCCCAGAAATATCTCTCCACGACAATGACCACACCCATGGGTCCGACACACACAAGAAACGCAGTGGTGACGAGCAACAGCATGCGGGTCAGCTGGCTCTCCTGTGTGGTCATCTTGCTGGACGTCTTGGTGTGAGATGACCGCTGGTCAGCAGACAAGGTCGTGTCGCTCAATGTAGTCTTGGACTGGAACGACCTGGACGCTCTGACCTGAAAACAGAAGAGAGGATTAATATGTCGATTTCTTCCCTGATGGATCAAACACACCAATCAACCaacccaccaacacacacacgtacacagacggacacaaagaAATGCAGGCAGatgcagagacagacatacatactgGCAGAGAGATATACACGCCCACGCGCAATGACACGCACAtagactgacacagacacacacacacacacacacacacacacacacacacacacacacacacacacacacacacacacacacacacacacacacacacacacacacacacacacgcacatacacacaccgagAGGTGCAAACAACTACACAAACAATGAACAAATAGAGGACCTGTCTGACAATGAGAACGttgaagacacagagacagagcagaggcCCGTAGCAGTACAGGACGCCGTCTATCCAGGGCCAGATCTTCTGAGCGTAGAACGTGGTGAAGCCAGGGATCGTCCGACAGTACTCGTTGCCAGAACCCTCGTCGACGTACATTTCTCTGAAAATTACAGGAAGCAATCACCACTATTACCACCATAGACCGATCATAATAAACTAGAACAACACATATTTCTCAATAAAATACATTGCCATCCTCGGCTTGTTGCTGATTTCTGAAACATCGACGAGAGTATTTTATCATGGCCATTTCACTTAAAAGTTCATTGCTTAAACCGACAGCAACAAAGTTTAATACAAATGATCGCTTCTGCAACAATATTATCAAGTGCATAGGCTCTTTAGTGCAGGTCGAATACATTGAATTTTCAAACCAACTACGCTCACATTCCCGAACACTTTGACAATGTGAACTG encodes:
- the LOC138954703 gene encoding somatostatin receptor type 5-like, encoding DLYLNSTALPGHVTANSILNVMGNDVTVYDTGVSSTTSKIPQQFLSDASILEQMPLFVSGKWIDRIYVPICATLGIVGNVLAFCVLVSARGTGSTTYVYMAALSLSDSMVQVVNILWFVRKFPGHETIKDGTCQFVFFLMHFGMHSSVVVMVTMTIERYLAICYPLRAATWFTVRRAVVIVAMETLIIMGLNLQHLIIREMYVDEGSGNEYCRTIPGFTTFYAQKIWPWIDGVLYCYGPLLCLCVFNVLIVRQVRASRSFQSKTTLSDTTLSADQRSSHTKTSSKMTTQESQLTRMLLLVTTAFLVCVGPMGVVIVVERYFWETTTNSQYALYYFIRTILNNLDYTNHALNFYLYCLSGKRFRQELVNTFSRLCPASMTAAASGKAVRMATQSRDSYASGSVATVATEASMS